From Mucilaginibacter gotjawali:
AGCTGATAAGATAATTAAATCTCTCTTCCCGGATCCCAGTTTTCAAGGTAATCAGCCACCCTCCTAACGAAGGATCCGCCAAGGGCACCATCTACTACCCTATGGTCATAGGATAAAGATAAAAACATCATGTGCCTGATGCCGATCATGTCGCCCTGCAGGGTTTCAATTACCGCCGGTTTCTTTTTTATCGCGCCGACAGCCAAAATAGCCACCTGTGGCTGGTTAATAATAGGCGTACCCATCACGTTGCCGAAGGACCCCACATTGGTTATGGTAAAAGTACCGCCCTGTACGTCATCGGGTTTCAATTTTCCGGTGCGCGCACGGTTGGCCAGGTCGTTAACAGACTTTGTAAGCCCGATCAGGTTTAATTCATCTGCCCTTTTTATAACCGGCACAATAAGGTTTCCACTTGGTAAAGCGGTGGCCATACTTATATTGATGTCTTTCTTTTTAATGATCTGGGTACCATTAACCTGAATATTGATCATCGGCATATCCTTTATCGCCCTTACTACTGCTTCAATAAATATAGGTGTAAAGGTGATCTTCTCTCCTTCGCGTTTTTCAAATGCGTTTTTTATTTTCTCGCGCCATAAAACCAGGTTGGTAACATCGGCTTCCACAAATGAAGTTACATGGGGCGAAGTATGCTTGCTCATTACCATGTGATCGGCAATCAGCCGGCGCATCCTGTCCATCTCAATGATCTCGTCATTGCCGGACATTGATACCGACGATTTAACCGCGCTTTCCGCAGCTTGCTGACTTACTGCTTCAGCTTTAGGTTGTTCAAAAATGTGTTCTGGTTTTGGCGCTTCAAAAACAGGCGCTGGTTTGGGGGCCTCAATAACCGGTTCAGGTTTCGGAGCCTCAAATACAGGCGCTACCGGAGGAGCTTCAAAAACCGGTTCTGTAACAGGAGCCTTTGTAACCGGCTCAGGTACCGTCGGCGCGGCAACCGGTTCCGGCCCATTTGTATCGGTTCCGGTTGGTGTTGCTTCAACGGGCGCACCAGTAGTTGGCGAAGTTATTGTATACCTGTTCCCGATATAATTTAACAGATCATCTTTTGTTAAACGTCCTTCTGCACCTGTACCCGGGATCTTATCGAGTTCGGCGTTGCTGATGCCTTCCTGGGCCGCTATATTCTTAACTAAAGGAGAATAAAACCTTAAACCATTTTTAAGGCCATCTTCCGGTTTCGGCCCGCCATTGCTATCAAGATTTTCGGTATACGGTACAGGCGGTGTCAATTCTTCCCGCTGTTCGGCAAATACAGGTTGCTTCAATTCTTCAGCAGGCTTTGCTTCAGGTTGCGGCGCCTGGTACACCGGCGGAGGTACTTCTGCCACCGGGGCAGCTTGCTGAACTTCAGCCACCGGGGCGGCAATTTGAACTTCAGGTACAGGAGGTGTTGCTTGTGTGGCTTCGATCACCGGGGCATTTACTGTTACCTTTTGTGTAACAATCTCCTCCGGGTCGGCGGTTTCAATGATCGCGATCACCGCGCCAACCTGCACCACATCGTTATCTTTATAAAACCGTTCGAGCAATTTACCTGAAACTGGTGATGGTACTTCAGAATCAACTTTATCAGTAGCGATCTCCATTACTGTATCGTCTGCTTCCACATGATCCCCCGGATTTTTGGTCCATCTGATCACAGTTGCTTCCGCAACACTTTCCCCCATTTTAGGCAATAACAGTTTGTATTGGGCCATAGACAGTAATTATCGTAGAGCCCAAAATTAGCTGTTTTTATCCTAATTTTCCACTATCGTGAAGTAAAGTATTCAACATATTTAAGGCCGAAATTGCGCTTCTTTCAATGTTTTGGCGGCGTTTGTTACCAAATGTTAATTTCTTTACTATGGTTTTGTTAACATTTGCCACGGCGATATAAACAGTGCCGACAGGCTTTTCAGCGGTACCACCATCCGGCCCGGCAATGCCTGTAACTGCAATAGCATAACCCGACTTAAAATTTCGCAATGCACCCTCAACCATCTCCGTTGCAACTTCTTTGCTTACCGCCCCAAATTGTGCAAGAGTATCTTTTTTTACCCCTAAAATTATCTCTTTCAGCTCGTTTGAATAGGTAACCCCGCCGCCAAAAAAAACCCTGGAAGCGCCCGGGTGTTGCGTAAACAATTGCGAGATATAACCGCCTGTGCAGCTTTCGGCAATGGATAAAGTAAGCCCCTTTCCATCCATATAATCCAGGATAGCTTTCTCTATAGGGATATCTTCTTCAGCGGCTACCACATTGGCAACCCGCTCAATTATTTTTTGCGCATATTCATTTACCTCCTGCTTCAGCAAGGCTTCATTTTCGCCATATCCGCTCAGGCGGAGCCTTACCTGGCCCAGCTTAGGTAAATAAGCAAGTTTTATATGGGCCGGAAGCGAATCCTCAATATCTGCTATCCGTTCTGCAAGATATGATTCCCCCTCTCCCACGGTTAAAATCGTTTTGTGGATAATGACCGGCAGCACCAAAGACGACTTCAGTTTTGGGATCACATCGTCTTCCATCATATACATCATCTCATGAGGGACGCCGGGCATCGAAACAAATATTTTCCCTTTTTCATTAAACCACATCCCCGGCGCTGTGCCATTTTTATTTTGTATAACCACGCAGTTTTGGGGTACCAGTGCCTGCTGTTTATTTACTTCCAGCAGCCCGGTTAACGTCCCCCTTAACCTTTGGAAAATATTTTGCACATTATCCAGGGCCTCCTGGTTCAACACCATACCAACGCCAAAATATTCGCAAAGTGTTTTTTTGGTGATGTCGTCTTTGGTTGGCCCAAGGCCCCCGGTAATTAAAATAACGTCGGCCCTGCCTGCTGCCTCATCAAGGGCAGTAAGGATATGTTGCCTGTCGTCAGATACCGAGGAGATTTGTTTGATACGGATACCTATATTATTCAGCTCATGAGCCATCCAGGCTGAATTGGTATCCACAATCTGGCCGATCAATATTTCGTCGCCAATGGTAATTATTTCTGCTAACATTATTGCGTAAAGCTTTGATTACTGGTATAGTCGCTTCTTTTGCTTAGTTTCAAATCCTGCAAAATGGAAGCCTTTACCTTTAAAGTAATATTATATGATTTATAAAGCCCGAAGGGCACCCATTGTATATTAAGGTCCCAGCAGTGAAGATCACGGTAAATGGCAAATGACGTAACCGCAAGTTTGCGCGCCCTTATGTCATAGTTGGTATTGTACTGAACTTTCCATTTGGATGTTAAGTTGACATCGCCGCTTAACATGATGGTATTGGTGGTATTGGTACTGGTAATATTATTATTATAGCTAAAACTATAATTAAACGATACGTTCCAGGGCACATTAAAGTCGACATAAGCGCTTGGGTCGCTGTTGATAACCGCCAGCCTTTGTGCCTGCTGCGGATTGATAGTTTGCAATGTACTGCCTGGTTGTACCGGCGTTTTTGGATTAAATGTAGTTGAGTTTAAGCTGCCGCTCATTGAAAAGCTAAATGATGTAAGCGTTGGGAACTTACCATGCTGCCAGGTAAACTGGTTTATTTCGTGTGTATATTTTAATATTTGCCCATTTGAAATTGAATCGAGCACCTGGTTTACATAAGGATTTAATGAACCAAAGAAACTGAGATTTACCTTTTGATTAAAGATGGCTGAATGCGCAGAAAAAGATATCGGCGATAACCTGAGCGAATCCTGTGCGAAATTATAGAACGTTGAAAACGTTAATCCCTGCAAAATGGCAACCTTTTTTGGCTTTCCGGAAGTATCGGTTGCTTTCGGTTTAAATTTTGCCTCAATAGTGTTATCCAGGCTTAGCCCTATGCCCGCCTGTTTGCCTGCGGAGGGAAAACCATCTTCAAAAATTGAATAGGTTTGACTTGAATATGGGTATGGAATGACAGCGTTGCTTACCGCTGTTTTATAATACCCAAAACTTGATTGCGAAAAATCAGGGTTATAATTAAAGCTGACCGAAGGCGTCATCACATGCCGTATTGCTATCAGGTTGCCTTTTTTAAAGCTGATGGTACTGTATACCTTTGTGGAAAGGCTGGTACTTAAATTATAAATCCCCGCCCTTTTAAAACCGTTTAAAGTATCTGTTACCATTGAATCGAGGCCAGAGATGCTTCCCCTGGCAAAACTTTTACGGATGGTTTGCAGGTACCAGTGTTCGGTGTAGTTTACGTTGGAGCTAAATTGAAAATATTTAAAAACATTTAAACTTAAGCCGATGGGAATATTATGGGTGATACTGGTTTGCAGGTTTTTAATGAGTGTATTGCCCTTAAAAAGTTCAGCTTCGGGCAAATTATTTATGGAATTGTTTGCCTGCAAGCTATAACTGATGGTTAATTTTTGATACCATTTTGGATCTCCGACCCTTTCCTTTGAATCAAAAGGGCTAAGTGAGGCCATTGAAAAGCTCAAAGTTGGTAATTGCAGCGAAATTGTTTTATTGG
This genomic window contains:
- a CDS encoding dihydrolipoamide acetyltransferase family protein; translation: MAQYKLLLPKMGESVAEATVIRWTKNPGDHVEADDTVMEIATDKVDSEVPSPVSGKLLERFYKDNDVVQVGAVIAIIETADPEEIVTQKVTVNAPVIEATQATPPVPEVQIAAPVAEVQQAAPVAEVPPPVYQAPQPEAKPAEELKQPVFAEQREELTPPVPYTENLDSNGGPKPEDGLKNGLRFYSPLVKNIAAQEGISNAELDKIPGTGAEGRLTKDDLLNYIGNRYTITSPTTGAPVEATPTGTDTNGPEPVAAPTVPEPVTKAPVTEPVFEAPPVAPVFEAPKPEPVIEAPKPAPVFEAPKPEHIFEQPKAEAVSQQAAESAVKSSVSMSGNDEIIEMDRMRRLIADHMVMSKHTSPHVTSFVEADVTNLVLWREKIKNAFEKREGEKITFTPIFIEAVVRAIKDMPMINIQVNGTQIIKKKDINISMATALPSGNLIVPVIKRADELNLIGLTKSVNDLANRARTGKLKPDDVQGGTFTITNVGSFGNVMGTPIINQPQVAILAVGAIKKKPAVIETLQGDMIGIRHMMFLSLSYDHRVVDGALGGSFVRRVADYLENWDPGREI
- a CDS encoding competence/damage-inducible protein A is translated as MLAEIITIGDEILIGQIVDTNSAWMAHELNNIGIRIKQISSVSDDRQHILTALDEAAGRADVILITGGLGPTKDDITKKTLCEYFGVGMVLNQEALDNVQNIFQRLRGTLTGLLEVNKQQALVPQNCVVIQNKNGTAPGMWFNEKGKIFVSMPGVPHEMMYMMEDDVIPKLKSSLVLPVIIHKTILTVGEGESYLAERIADIEDSLPAHIKLAYLPKLGQVRLRLSGYGENEALLKQEVNEYAQKIIERVANVVAAEEDIPIEKAILDYMDGKGLTLSIAESCTGGYISQLFTQHPGASRVFFGGGVTYSNELKEIILGVKKDTLAQFGAVSKEVATEMVEGALRNFKSGYAIAVTGIAGPDGGTAEKPVGTVYIAVANVNKTIVKKLTFGNKRRQNIERSAISALNMLNTLLHDSGKLG
- a CDS encoding putative LPS assembly protein LptD translates to MKFISLLFLLAIILIANVTAYSHERNSGTFMYKPLADTIIKMDSVRDSKLLKDKKSKSTTPIKKSGGVADTTKNNSSLKSEVKSHADDSTLVDQEHQITYLYGNARVTYEDFELDADYIRVDQKNHLLFAKGRIDPVTHRYVGRPISKQGKDKPLLSDSLLFNYKTKKGKLYNPASDQDGNFLSGGVAKKLDSTEVAYRNVIFSTCDLPYPDTHFGIVITRGIAEKNRIIAGPAYLEIEGIPLPLAIPFGFFPKPDTKTSGIIIPTFGEDQKLGFYLRNFGYYFAISDYMDLTTTGTVYSKGAYELNSTMHYLKRYKYSGDLSLSYGSHNYGLQGDPATKDFNVTWSHSQDPNAHPGSTFSASVNAGTSTFYSNNPSYSNYNIQALTQNNLRSTINYSKTWGSLFNMSLGLGHSQDLTNKTISLQLPTLSFSMASLSPFDSKERVGDPKWYQKLTISYSLQANNSINNLPEAELFKGNTLIKNLQTSITHNIPIGLSLNVFKYFQFSSNVNYTEHWYLQTIRKSFARGSISGLDSMVTDTLNGFKRAGIYNLSTSLSTKVYSTISFKKGNLIAIRHVMTPSVSFNYNPDFSQSSFGYYKTAVSNAVIPYPYSSQTYSIFEDGFPSAGKQAGIGLSLDNTIEAKFKPKATDTSGKPKKVAILQGLTFSTFYNFAQDSLRLSPISFSAHSAIFNQKVNLSFFGSLNPYVNQVLDSISNGQILKYTHEINQFTWQHGKFPTLTSFSFSMSGSLNSTTFNPKTPVQPGSTLQTINPQQAQRLAVINSDPSAYVDFNVPWNVSFNYSFSYNNNITSTNTTNTIMLSGDVNLTSKWKVQYNTNYDIRARKLAVTSFAIYRDLHCWDLNIQWVPFGLYKSYNITLKVKASILQDLKLSKRSDYTSNQSFTQ